A region from the Bactrocera dorsalis isolate Fly_Bdor chromosome 1, ASM2337382v1, whole genome shotgun sequence genome encodes:
- the LOC125775818 gene encoding uncharacterized protein LOC125775818, whose amino-acid sequence MGLHVDKPKANGSGNTNDGNTARRAFSRTDLLASITGINIDFLKHLHIIFIALSSEFEIDAQRFRDYCIKTSEIFFQNYEWYSMSATIHKILVHSSQIIEASVVPVGVLAENASEARNKFYKKDRTGHARKDSRVHNILDMYHRAMDSSDPYISSLCLQERTNSSKKLPFPREVIDLFKMPELPPELLLPSTSHEASSCNYSYDSDVSLESINNYSLELEAAENED is encoded by the coding sequence ATGGGGCTTCATGTCGATAAGCCGAAAGCAAATGGCAGCGGCAACACCAACGATGGCAACACAGCTAGAAGAGCATTTTCTCGCACGGACCTTTTAGCATCTATTACTGGTATaaacattgattttttgaaacatttacaCATAATCTTCATTGCTCTCTCCTCTGAATTTGAAATTGATGCTCAAAGGTTTCGTGATTATTGCATTAAAAccagtgaaatatttttccaaaactacGAATGGTACTCTATGTCTGccacaatacacaaaatattagtACATTCGTCACAAATAATTGAAGCTTCAGTAGTACCCGTAGGTGTCCTGGCAGAAAATGCATCTGAGGcgcgaaacaaattttataaaaaagatcGGACTGGTCACGCTCGAAAGGATTCAAGAGTGCACAACATACTTGACATGTATCATAGAGCTATGGATAGCTCTGACCCATATATTTCAAGTTTATGTTTGCAAGAACGTacaaatagttcaaaaaaacttCCTTTTCCTCGAGAAGTCATTGATCTTTTTAAAATGCCTGAATTGCCACCAGAATTGTTATTACCTTCAACATCTCACGAAGCCTCCAGCTGCAATTATAGTTATGATTCCGATGTAAGCTTAGAGtcgataaataattattcattgGAATTAGAAGCGGCTGAAAACGAAGATTAA